One genomic region from Streptomyces sp. NBC_00582 encodes:
- a CDS encoding sensor histidine kinase: protein MSRRHLLRTVRPRSLRGRLVWGAALLATVAVLTAQAIGFFVVRSWLLDRVDGQLRDFLLPDHAYSRTVGPGPVPPPAPGSVTLPSDFRVTFYDARGDQHGTLGGGSTPGPDLPSSIGRLGLSPGEPATVGSVSGDERWRVLVKSGSDRTSYVVALPLNTVDGAAAKMLWLNAIVLAATATGLVVLGRWAVRIGLLPLTRMEHTAQDITAHDLNLRLPDTDPRTETGRLSTVLNTMLDRLQRALRERESSEARLRRFVADAGHELRTPLTTIQGFAELALRHQDRPASARREADRLIAQNAERMSLLVDDLLLLAKLDQEPVYATERVDLLSLAADAVSAVAPQSPGHRIGLEPLDGGQGELEPAETTGDPHRLRQVVTNLLTNAVTHTPPRTTVRVRVGTARADTDSGGRDRPGRSASGPPLAEGTPICVVEVIDDGPGIGPEAADRVFERLYRADPSRSRDQGGSGLGLAIASTITQGHGGRLELETRPAQGCVFRCVLPCG from the coding sequence GTGAGTCGGCGTCACCTCCTGCGCACGGTGCGGCCCAGGTCGTTGCGCGGCCGGCTGGTGTGGGGCGCCGCGCTGCTGGCCACGGTCGCGGTGCTGACGGCGCAGGCCATCGGCTTCTTCGTGGTGCGGTCCTGGCTGCTGGACCGGGTGGACGGCCAGCTCCGGGACTTTCTCCTGCCCGACCATGCCTACTCCCGGACCGTCGGCCCCGGACCCGTGCCACCGCCCGCCCCGGGCTCCGTGACCCTGCCGTCCGACTTCCGGGTCACCTTCTACGACGCCCGGGGTGACCAGCACGGAACCCTGGGCGGAGGCAGCACTCCCGGACCGGACCTTCCGTCCTCGATCGGCCGGCTCGGGCTGTCCCCGGGAGAGCCCGCAACTGTCGGCTCCGTCTCCGGGGACGAGCGATGGCGGGTGCTGGTCAAATCCGGATCCGACAGGACCTCGTACGTGGTGGCGCTCCCCCTGAACACGGTGGACGGGGCCGCCGCGAAGATGCTCTGGCTGAACGCGATCGTGCTGGCCGCCACGGCCACCGGCCTGGTGGTGCTCGGCCGCTGGGCCGTACGGATCGGTCTGCTCCCGCTGACCCGCATGGAACACACCGCGCAGGACATCACCGCCCACGACCTGAACCTGCGCCTGCCGGACACCGATCCGCGGACCGAGACCGGGCGGCTGAGCACCGTACTGAACACCATGCTGGACCGACTCCAGCGGGCCCTGCGGGAACGTGAGTCCTCCGAGGCACGGCTGCGCCGGTTCGTCGCGGACGCGGGGCACGAACTGCGGACACCGTTGACGACGATCCAGGGATTCGCCGAACTGGCGTTGCGGCACCAGGACCGGCCCGCGTCGGCGCGGCGGGAGGCCGACCGGCTCATCGCACAGAACGCCGAGCGGATGAGTCTGCTTGTCGACGACCTGCTTCTCCTGGCCAAGCTGGACCAGGAACCCGTGTACGCGACGGAGCGTGTGGACCTGCTCTCGCTGGCCGCCGACGCCGTGAGCGCCGTGGCGCCGCAGAGCCCGGGGCACCGGATCGGGCTGGAGCCGCTGGACGGCGGTCAGGGCGAACTGGAACCGGCCGAGACGACCGGCGATCCGCACCGGTTGCGGCAGGTCGTCACCAATCTGCTGACCAACGCCGTCACCCACACTCCACCCCGAACGACCGTACGGGTCCGCGTCGGCACCGCCCGCGCTGACACCGACTCCGGCGGACGGGACCGGCCCGGCCGCAGCGCCTCGGGACCACCTCTGGCGGAAGGCACCCCGATCTGTGTGGTCGAGGTGATCGACGACGGTCCCGGCATCGGCCCCGAGGCCGCCGACCGGGTCTTCGAACGCCTTTACCGGGCCGACCCCTCCCGCTCCCGCGACCAAGGCGGCTCCGGCCTCGGCCTGGCCATCGCGAGCACGATCACCCAAGGCCACGGCGGCCGCCTCGAACTGGAGACCCGGCCCGCACAGGGCTGCGTGTTCCGTTGCGTCCTGCCCTGCGGTTAG
- a CDS encoding response regulator transcription factor produces MSEAPAARGPRRILVVEDDPGIRTLLETALRLSGYEVSSAATGRDALLEAERFAPALLVLDVMLPDLDGFELTRTLRAAGVTTPVLFLTARADVDDRLAGLRAGGDDYVAKPFSIEEVVLRIGAVLRRTDPEGACDEPGAAPGVLRYADLELDEDAHEVYRAGIYVPLSPTEFRLLSFLMANAGRVVGKAMILERVWGYDFSGDARIIETYVKYLRRKIDAIDPPLIHTQRGVGYCLRLPRDRTARTDG; encoded by the coding sequence CTCGTCGTCGAGGACGACCCGGGCATCCGCACCCTGCTGGAGACGGCGCTGCGGCTGTCCGGCTACGAGGTGAGCAGCGCGGCCACGGGCCGGGACGCCCTGCTGGAGGCCGAGCGGTTCGCGCCCGCTCTGCTGGTCCTGGACGTGATGCTGCCCGACCTCGACGGCTTCGAACTCACCCGCACCCTGCGGGCGGCGGGCGTGACCACACCGGTGCTGTTCCTGACCGCCCGCGCGGACGTCGACGACCGGCTCGCCGGCCTGCGCGCGGGCGGCGACGACTACGTCGCGAAGCCGTTCAGCATCGAAGAGGTGGTGCTGCGGATCGGCGCCGTGCTGCGTCGTACGGACCCCGAGGGTGCCTGCGACGAGCCCGGCGCCGCGCCCGGCGTCCTGCGCTACGCCGACCTGGAACTCGACGAGGACGCGCACGAGGTCTATCGGGCGGGCATCTACGTCCCCCTGTCCCCCACCGAGTTCAGGCTGCTCTCCTTCCTGATGGCCAACGCGGGCCGCGTGGTCGGCAAGGCCATGATCCTGGAGCGGGTGTGGGGCTACGACTTCTCGGGTGACGCCCGCATCATCGAGACGTACGTGAAGTACCTGCGCCGGAAGATCGACGCCATCGACCCGCCGCTGATCCACACTCAGCGGGGCGTGGGCTACTGCCTGCGACTGCCCCGCGACCGCACGGCCCGGACCGACGGGTGA